A segment of the Amblyomma americanum isolate KBUSLIRL-KWMA chromosome 6, ASM5285725v1, whole genome shotgun sequence genome:
GATGGTGAGAAAGCAGGCTGGCTTGACAGGGTGCGCAAGAATACGCCCGAGCAGCAAAGCAGAAACCGCAAAGATTGTAAAGAACAATACCTGTCTACTATAGTTGCGTAAAAAACAGATCAGTTACAACGGCTGTAGAGCAGTTCAGGCGACTGCCACAAGCAGCAGCGTATACACAAGCCGTTCAAAATCGCAAACAGTGCACGTACTATGACAATGCATCCTAATTAGCCGAATAAAAATGTCTCGTTTCTTGCACGCACACAAAGCACAGTACTCGATTGCCTTATAAGGTTCCGCTTCGATGTAGAACCAGTAAGAGTATCTGCAAGCGCGCCATTAGACTGAAATGAACTTTGGTCCGAACCTAGAGACATCGACTTGAGCGGAGTCAGTTACTCGGCAGTGGTGTACGTCAAGCCGTCACAGCGAATGATAAGTGAATGTTTTCAGTCTGGAAACAAATCAGCGCAATCAGCGCTAATAATGAAAAActaacttgcaaaaaaagtcACAGAAAAGGTCCataagagaaagagagaaggctACGTAAAAGCCAACGATATGTTTCTAAAAACCATTCAGTAGGCGCCGCAACGTTAGGCTATTTTTGATTGTTTTCTGAAGCTGTCAGTCGAATACACGACACTTCTTTTCAGGATTCATCTTAGAACCGGACGAACAGTTGAACGTGCTTGCGAAGGCAGCGGAATTTCTAACTATCTTATTGCAGTCTGCACTGAAGGCGCTTTTGAAGCCTGATAGAGAGCAGGCCATGTAGCAGATGGTCATGAAGAAAACCTTGGCCGGTGGAAGATCTTTCTGAATGGAACGATTCAAAACGCCACTTTTGCCTGCGGCTTCCAGCGCAGAGTAGGCGATTTCTAAGGCCGGCAGCTCAGGAAACACGCTTTCCATCCCGTCGCCTTTGAGGCAGCCATCTTTTTCCTCGAATGCTTTTGTCGCTTGCTCGGGAAAAATAGAGTCCACGCGTGTGCCGTTTGGTAGCCACCGAATGCCTACTTTATCTAAAGCCTTAACCAAACTCAACGCCAGCAAGTATCCCAGACCACCGAGAAACATGGCAGTTGTTCCTCCACTGTAGTACAGCGGCTGCTCCAGCGTGTACATAGGCACAGCCAGGCTGCCCGATACATAGTCGTACATCGGGTACGAAGGCGCGATGTTGAATGGGAGCATCAGCGCGTCGTGGTACGCGTGCGAGTCGTTGATGTGTCGTACTCTCTCGTTGGAACGGCGCATACTCCGGCGCGCTTCCATCCAGTATTCGGCGAAAGAGTCTTCCGTGCTCGGGTAGGACTTGTACGTTCTCTCGAGTTCCTCGTTGCTCATCAGCTGTTGATCGGGCCACACTCGCATCTTGACCGACTTTAGCTTGTCGCCGGCGACGCGCTTGCTGCGTCCGTCTAACCACTTCGAGCTGTTCACCTTCTCGACCGCAGCCGAGACGAGCCCCTCGAATCCGGCGCGGATTGAATCCATCTCTTCCTGCTTGATGCGGCTGGCGACATTCAGCGACAGGACGAGCACCCTGAACGTGCACTCAACGAGCGAGCCGCAGAATATGTTGCGGTACGCGTTCACCTTGTGCATGTCGCCGAAAAGCCGCAACAGCATGCGTGGTTCGGCGACGGGCGCGTACATCTGAACGAACATCCAGGCGTAGTGGCCGAGAATTTGCGCCTCGGTGTAATTCTGAAAGAAGCTACCGACGGTCTTCAGAAGGTTCTCATCGCTCAGGACCATATCGTCGTCAGCACTTAGTCGAGGACTCAGTGCAATGTTTCCCTGAAGCGCGGTCATCCAGGTGGCTGAGGTGATTGGCTGGGAGTGATTACCAATGCTTCCCAGAGGGAAAACAGCTGGAATTCTCATTTTAGCAAATACCAAACTATTCAGGTTGGTCAGTGCGGTGCCTTCTATATCGAGGGTCTCCTTGATGGTAGCTTCGAGCGAGGACTCGTTCATCAGTTCTGTGCTGTTAAGGCTCAAGTCTTTGTAGTAGCCCATCCAGTACGCACTATAGCTGCTGCTGTCCTTTACGGATTCGTACTGGTTCAAGAACACGGGCAGTACTGATGCGGGCTTGAGAGTGAGGCGCCATTTGTTGGAACCTGGCAGTGCCAGCACGCGGACTTCAAGCCACAAGTACACTTGCCACTTGTACGCCAGTGCCATCAAGACGTCGAGGGCGCCCCTGTTCTCTTGGGGCGGCTCCGGCCAGCTGAGGCCCATCTCGAGCATCAGCGCACGGAACTGCTGCAGGTACAGGCCTCCGTGGTCCGCCGCACTCAAGCAGGACTCGTGCATGACCAGCGCCTTGGCTCCCGCGGGCAACTTCAGCGTGCCCTGCACGAGCAAGGTGCCAAATCCTGCCAGGCGGGACAGGGCTACGCCGTCGACGGGGGTCTTGACGTGCTCCCTGTAGTCCCCCGAAGGCGTCCACGCGGAGCAGACGTACGCGCCGAAATCCTCGCACGGGTCCATCTTCTCGTTCAGCCGGGCCGTCAGCAGGGTGGCATGCATTCGGCAGTGAACCGTGTCGCACAACTTGCTCCCTTCCGCGGGTGGCACGTACACCCTGAAGGCCACCACCAGGGTAGTGATGGCGGCCGCAATCAGCAGCAGTATCGCGGTGATGGTGATCCCAGCTATGACCGCGTTCCGCTCAGCTGAAGGAGGCACCAGCTGGAAGAGAATGTACAGTCAGTGCCCTTCACAGTGGATACATTTCACTTGCTTTGAGAGGTGTAAGGTGGCTCAGAGAAACGATAAATGGCCACATATACCCGTCCGCCCCGATTAGATTGCAGAACAGTATAGACAGGACCCTGATTTTAGAATGTCTCAATGGGCCGTATGTTTAACCACCGTGGCCGTCCGGGAGCTTCAGCTGAGCAGGAAAGGGTAGGGGAATGAACAACTTGTTAGGGTACGCGTACCAAAGGAGCCAACAGCCACTGAAAGCAAGAGAAACGAGGAATCTTTGTGGTTCTGATATGCAAAGCGGGAAAATTAATAccgtaattatttttcgtttgaaaaataattcaacacaaaacagaaaaaacagcGTTTTGAGAAAAATCCTACAATCGCGAGAagtcacgcaaaaaaaaaaatgaaaacgatcGACGATACAGCTCTCAAATGGGTGCCTTGATCCCAACGAAACGAAGGTAAGGACGGTGCATTATGCAGGGACGATTTTTGTAAAGGTCGGGATGTATATCTGTGGAGATTGCCCCATGCATGTCAGGTTAATCATATGTGGCGTCGACTTAATCTAAAGGATATCTATGAGCAAGTGTTTTAGTAGTGATTTTTCCTTGCCAATCATCTCCCGAGCTGCGTCCTAGTCGATGGCATGGACAGAGTCTTTATGCTGTTCTGCTGAAGCGCTGTATTGAGTATTGCCTTGGGCTGTGTCAATTTGGCGTTGCTTGATGATTCTCTTGAATTTTCCCCTCTAATCTAGGTAGGCAGCGTCACAATCACGGCAGGAAATCTTGTAGACAACTTCTGGGTTATAcctggtgtttcagggaagcctgccactcATTTTGAATAATCAGTTTTAGGTAAAAACACGCATTTTGCGTCATAGTAACACCGGTGTTGGCGGACACAAGAAAACAGGCGAATTATGTTAACTAGCAAATTGATTATTAAGTAAAGCCAAACAGTCCACTTTTAAACTATTACACATAGGTGCCTGGttgaaattagagatttgtagctgccCGTTAGTAATAGCTATATTAATTTTTATATCTTCAAAAAGGCAATTTACCCGCACCAGTGTGGCTCAACAGTTCTGCCAATTTCTCGCATATTTCGAAGCCGTGGTCCTGCCGTGCGCGAACGTACATGAGATCGCGTCACTCCGTGGCACACACGCCACGTGATCTCCTCTGGTGACGTAATCGCAGACTAAAATAGcgtcggcgttcaggcttctctgcagtgcacagcgacaggcagtggccgcagtgatgacgtcacgcacTGCGGCGCCAAGTTTCCACCCAAGAAACagttgtttcaaggaagaaaacgaatccCATCGAAGATGAAGCTCACGGGACATTGTTTGCTGGCATGATACATCaaaggcagcgga
Coding sequences within it:
- the LOC144093738 gene encoding endothelin-converting enzyme 1-like isoform X2; the protein is MAEEKEAPSDSPVAGSTVRSIRNEGSDREHRLDRALVPISSEEQVHAAEDGTEAKPAPVEQAVNEGNKNRKATASTSPKQRRHGEAAGAVAKPAAAKPANIARDSKRHRVTASPTHGGKSLSSRAAAGHSLRRSPAPSPRPPGGNALISLAEQRQNTTDAQDLSLSSGSPSQRSPASGLSSVRGFRDPAASRLTRPAPSPEKRGASAPPSLLRSISETSWVSTKKPVPAPAAGGFMWRPLAPPSPAAVVSRLALVPPSAERNAVIAGITITAILLLIAAAITTLVVAFRVYVPPAEGSKLCDTVHCRMHATLLTARLNEKMDPCEDFGAYVCSAWTPSGDYREHVKTPVDGVALSRLAGFGTLLVQGTLKLPAGAKALVMHESCLSAADHGGLYLQQFRALMLEMGLSWPEPPQENRGALDVLMALAYKWQVYLWLEVRVLALPGSNKWRLTLKPASVLPVFLNQYESVKDSSSYSAYWMGYYKDLSLNSTELMNESSLEATIKETLDIEGTALTNLNSLVFAKMRIPAVFPLGSIGNHSQPITSATWMTALQGNIALSPRLSADDDMVLSDENLLKTVGSFFQNYTEAQILGHYAWMFVQMYAPVAEPRMLLRLFGDMHKVNAYRNIFCGSLVECTFRVLVLSLNVASRIKQEEMDSIRAGFEGLVSAAVEKVNSSKWLDGRSKRVAGDKLKSVKMRVWPDQQLMSNEELERTYKSYPSTEDSFAEYWMEARRSMRRSNERVRHINDSHAYHDALMLPFNIAPSYPMYDYVSGSLAVPMYTLEQPLYYSGGTTAMFLGGLGYLLALSLVKALDKVGIRWLPNGTRVDSIFPEQATKAFEEKDGCLKGDGMESVFPELPALEIAYSALEAAGKSGVLNRSIQKDLPPAKVFFMTICYMACSLSGFKSAFSADCNKIVRNSAAFASTFNCSSGSKMNPEKKCRVFD
- the LOC144093738 gene encoding endothelin-converting enzyme 1-like isoform X1, which encodes MAEEKEAPSDSPVAGSTVRSIRNEGSDREHRLDRALVPISSEEQVHAAEDGTEAKPAPVEQAVNEGNKNRKATASTSPKQRRHGEAAGAVAKPAAAKPANIARDSKRHRVTAASPTHGGKSLSSRAAAGHSLRRSPAPSPRPPGGNALISLAEQRQNTTDAQDLSLSSGSPSQRSPASGLSSVRGFRDPAASRLTRPAPSPEKRGASAPPSLLRSISETSWVSTKKPVPAPAAGGFMWRPLAPPSPAAVVSRLALVPPSAERNAVIAGITITAILLLIAAAITTLVVAFRVYVPPAEGSKLCDTVHCRMHATLLTARLNEKMDPCEDFGAYVCSAWTPSGDYREHVKTPVDGVALSRLAGFGTLLVQGTLKLPAGAKALVMHESCLSAADHGGLYLQQFRALMLEMGLSWPEPPQENRGALDVLMALAYKWQVYLWLEVRVLALPGSNKWRLTLKPASVLPVFLNQYESVKDSSSYSAYWMGYYKDLSLNSTELMNESSLEATIKETLDIEGTALTNLNSLVFAKMRIPAVFPLGSIGNHSQPITSATWMTALQGNIALSPRLSADDDMVLSDENLLKTVGSFFQNYTEAQILGHYAWMFVQMYAPVAEPRMLLRLFGDMHKVNAYRNIFCGSLVECTFRVLVLSLNVASRIKQEEMDSIRAGFEGLVSAAVEKVNSSKWLDGRSKRVAGDKLKSVKMRVWPDQQLMSNEELERTYKSYPSTEDSFAEYWMEARRSMRRSNERVRHINDSHAYHDALMLPFNIAPSYPMYDYVSGSLAVPMYTLEQPLYYSGGTTAMFLGGLGYLLALSLVKALDKVGIRWLPNGTRVDSIFPEQATKAFEEKDGCLKGDGMESVFPELPALEIAYSALEAAGKSGVLNRSIQKDLPPAKVFFMTICYMACSLSGFKSAFSADCNKIVRNSAAFASTFNCSSGSKMNPEKKCRVFD